The Vicinamibacterales bacterium DNA window GGGGCGTGCAAGGCGCTCGCGGCTTCGGCCATGCAGGCGCTCGACGCGCGGGTGAAAGCGGAAGGCGGAGCGAAGCGATAGCGCGTCCCCGCCTGACAGACGCGTAATTCGCCCGGCCGGGCGCCCGTGGTAGCGTGACCCCCGGTACCCTTCCGGCACGTCGAGTCGCGTTGGGTGCCCGGCGTTCGGCGGATCTCGACCGGCCCATGCCGCGAGCCGCCGCGGAGGCCCCGATGAGAGTCGCCATCAACGGCGCCGGCGTGGCCGGCCCGGCCCTGGCCTTCTGGCTGTCCCGCCAGGGCCACGAGGTACTGCTCGTCGAGCAGGCGCCGTCGCCCCGTCGCGGCGGCTACGTGATCGACTTCTGGGGCCTGGGGTACGACCTGGCCGAGCGGATGGGCGTGCTGCCGCGGATTCTCGATCTGGGCTACCAGGTGGCCGAGGTCCGCTTCGTCGACGCGCACGGACGGCCCCAGGGCGGCTTCGGCACCGCCGTCTTCGCGAAGGTCACGGGCGGACGCTTCACGAGCGTGCGACGGTCGGACCTCGCGCTGACCATCGCGGACGCCCTCGACGGTCGTGTCGAGCGACTGTTCGGGGACTCCATCGCCGCCATCGACGACTCTGGCCCCCGGGTGCGCGTGTCCTTCGAGCACGCGCCGTCGCGGGACGTGGACCTCGTCGTCGGCGCCGATGGCCTCCATTCGCGCGTGCGCGACCTCGTGTTCGGACCGGTCGCGGAGGTGTCGCTCGGCTACCACGTCGCCGCGTTCGAGGTCTCCGGCTACGACCGCCGGGACGACCTGGTCTACATGACGCACGGCGTCCCGGGCCGCCAGGTCTCCCGCTTCTCCATGCGCGACGACCGAACGCTGTTCCTGTTCGTCGTCCGCGACGAGTACCTGCCGCGCGGGCCCATCGCGGCGTCCGCGCGCAAGGCCGCCGTCAGGCGCGCATTCGACGGCGTCGGCTGGGAGTGTCCGCGCATCCTCGAGCTGATGGACGGCGTGGACGATCTCTACTTCGACCGGGTGAGCCAGATCCGGATGGACACGTGGAGCCGCGGCCGCACCGTGCTCATCGGCGATGCCGCCGCCTGCGTGTCGCTGATGGCGGGCGAGGGGACCGGGCTCGCGCTGATGGAAGCCTACGTCCTGGCTGGCGAACTGCAGGCGAGCGGAGGCATGGTGGGGCCGGCCTTCAGCCGGTACGAAGAGCGGCTCCAGGGCTTCCTTCGACGGAAGCAGACGATGGCGGCCCGTTTCGCCTCGTCCTTCGCCCCGGCCACGGCGGCCGGCGTGTGGATGCGCAACCTCGTCACGCGGCTGTTCCGCGTGCCCCTGGTGGCGACGCTGCTCGTCGGCCGCCAACTCAGGGACGACATCGTACTGCCGGACTACGGGGGCTGAACGTCCGACGGTCCTGGCGCGTCAGCGGGCGCCCCGCACCAGGAACAGACGGTCCTGGCGCTTGAGCGCCCAGCGGTTCCGACCGGCCGCGTTCACGATCATGTCCTCCTCCTGGGCCATCTGCACCGGCTGCCCGCCCCATTCCGGCACCGGTGTCGTGGCCTGGAGCTCGATCGAGAACCACATCGACGGGATGACCGTGGCATCACCACGCCCGGGGACGCCGTCCTGGTAGTCCCAGAGCCCGATGAGCGGGCCAGCCCCGTGGCCGTGCAGGCCGATGGGATGGGTGTACATCGTGCCGTCGATGCCCCTGGCCTTCATCCGTGAGAGCACGCTGGCCAGGATCTGGTTGCCGGTACGGCCCGTCCGGATCTCCTCCATCGAGATGTCCTGCATGGCGTTGGCGTTGGCGAGCGCGCGCTTCAGCCCCTCCGGCGCGTCCGTCTCGCCAGGCTTGAGGACGTACGCCATGTGCTGCGTGTCGGTGTTGAGCCGCGCCACCGTGATCCCGACGTCGCTATGGAGGACGTCACCGGGCTGGATCACCGGGTCGTCGCCGAGTTCCTTCGCCGTGGCGCCCTGCCGCTGCACCGAGATGCTCGGCTGGAACCAGGTGCCCAGGCCTTGATCGTTGGTGCGCTGGCGCCACCACCAGACGAGGTCGCTCGTGCGTGTGACGCCCGGGACGATGACCGCGTCCGAGAACATCGTTTCGGACATCTGCCAGACGAGCGTGGTCATCTTCTCGAAGAAGGCCTCTTCCTCCGGCAACCGGGAGGCGATGAGGTCGAGCGGGAGCCCTTCCGCGTCC harbors:
- a CDS encoding FAD-binding domain — protein: MRVAINGAGVAGPALAFWLSRQGHEVLLVEQAPSPRRGGYVIDFWGLGYDLAERMGVLPRILDLGYQVAEVRFVDAHGRPQGGFGTAVFAKVTGGRFTSVRRSDLALTIADALDGRVERLFGDSIAAIDDSGPRVRVSFEHAPSRDVDLVVGADGLHSRVRDLVFGPVAEVSLGYHVAAFEVSGYDRRDDLVYMTHGVPGRQVSRFSMRDDRTLFLFVVRDEYLPRGPIAASARKAAVRRAFDGVGWECPRILELMDGVDDLYFDRVSQIRMDTWSRGRTVLIGDAAACVSLMAGEGTGLALMEAYVLAGELQASGGMVGPAFSRYEERLQGFLRRKQTMAARFASSFAPATAAGVWMRNLVTRLFRVPLVATLLVGRQLRDDIVLPDYGG
- a CDS encoding M24 family metallopeptidase, which produces MRPLILAAALATASALPSAQTSPAGTPDRVAPGALPAADRPFGTLREQAAMQQAWLARRLDTFLPALMRKYGIDMWVVPMREYNEDPVFSSLVAPETFAARRRTIYVFFDTCAAAGTPVAPSCIERIALGGTSQGGVFDARTSTKAVTQAVGGRQAELWGDEQWQALLQVIEERQPKVIGIDKSTVFAFTDGLSSGEFLGMSRALGNAWTSKYKDAEGLPLDLIASRLPEEEAFFEKMTTLVWQMSETMFSDAVIVPGVTRTSDLVWWWRQRTNDQGLGTWFQPSISVQRQGATAKELGDDPVIQPGDVLHSDVGITVARLNTDTQHMAYVLKPGETDAPEGLKRALANANAMQDISMEEIRTGRTGNQILASVLSRMKARGIDGTMYTHPIGLHGHGAGPLIGLWDYQDGVPGRGDATVIPSMWFSIELQATTPVPEWGGQPVQMAQEEDMIVNAAGRNRWALKRQDRLFLVRGAR